In one Acipenser ruthenus chromosome 10, fAciRut3.2 maternal haplotype, whole genome shotgun sequence genomic region, the following are encoded:
- the LOC117404288 gene encoding regulator of G-protein signaling 8-like: MKNRLGCLSNKSDSYSDFTAFLPSVPEKSTRCIKLSTEEAIRWTESFDILLSHKYGLAAFRAFLHTEFSEENIEFWMACEDYKKTKSTAKLGLKAKKIYEEFIDVQAAREVNIDFQTREMTRRNLQEPTPSCFDDAQGRVHSLMEKDSYPRFLRSKIYMDLLNQTQTHSQRRFS, translated from the exons ATGAAGAACCGACTGGGTTGTTTATCAAATAAATCAGATTCATACAGTGATTTCACTGCCTTTCTTCCTTCTGTACCAGAAAAGTCAACCAGATGCATAAA GTTATCAACAGAAGAAGCCATACGATGGACAGAATCATTTGACATTCTTCTTTCCCATAAAT ATGGTTTGGCTGCATTTAGagcattcctccatacagaattcAGTGAGGAGAACATTGAGTTCTGGATGGCCTGTGAGGACTATAAGAAGACCAAGTCCACAGCGAAACTGGGCTTGAAGGCTAAGAAGATCTATGAGGAGTTTATTGATGTTCAAGCTGCTAGAGAG GTGAACATTGACTTTCAGACACGAGAGATGACAAGGAGAAACCTTCAGGAACCCACCCCCTCATGCTTTGATGATGCCCAAGGAAGAGTGCACAGCCTTATGGAAAAAGACTCATACCCCAGGTTCCTGAGATCTAAAATCTACATGGACTTATTGAACCAGACTCAAACCCACTCCCAGAGGAGGTTTAGTTAG